A section of the Streptomyces sp. SLBN-118 genome encodes:
- the yaaA gene encoding peroxide stress protein YaaA yields the protein MLVLLPPSEGKAASGRGAPLKPESLSLPGLAGARAAVLDELVELCAADEDKAREVLGLSEGLRGEIAKNVELRTAGTRPAGEIYTGVLYDALSLATLEPDARRRARQSLLVFSGLWGAVRITDRIPSYRCSMGVKLPGLGALGAHWRGPMASALPEAADAGLVLDLRSSAYAAAWKPKGEVAGRTATVRVLHAPTRKVVSHFNKATKGRLVRDLLTAGAKPSRPAELVEALRDLGYVVEAEAPGRAGQAWALDVLVTQIH from the coding sequence GTGCTCGTGCTGTTGCCGCCGTCGGAGGGTAAGGCCGCTTCCGGGCGCGGGGCTCCGCTGAAGCCGGAGTCGTTGTCGCTGCCGGGTCTTGCCGGGGCGCGCGCCGCGGTGCTGGACGAACTGGTCGAGTTGTGCGCCGCCGACGAGGACAAGGCGCGGGAGGTACTCGGACTGAGCGAGGGGCTGCGCGGCGAGATCGCTAAGAACGTGGAGCTGAGGACCGCGGGGACCCGGCCGGCCGGGGAGATCTACACGGGCGTCCTGTACGACGCGCTCAGCCTCGCGACGCTCGAACCGGACGCGCGGCGCCGGGCCCGGCAGTCGCTGCTGGTCTTCTCGGGGCTGTGGGGTGCGGTACGGATCACCGACCGGATCCCGTCGTACCGCTGCTCGATGGGCGTGAAGCTGCCGGGGCTCGGCGCGCTGGGTGCGCACTGGCGGGGGCCGATGGCTTCCGCCCTGCCCGAGGCGGCCGACGCCGGGCTCGTCCTCGATCTGCGGTCCTCGGCGTATGCGGCGGCGTGGAAGCCGAAGGGGGAGGTGGCGGGGCGTACGGCGACGGTGCGGGTGCTGCATGCGCCGACCCGGAAGGTGGTCAGCCACTTCAACAAGGCGACGAAGGGCCGGCTGGTACGGGACCTGCTGACGGCGGGCGCGAAGCCCTCCCGTCCGGCGGAGCTGGTGGAGGCGCTGCGGGACCTGGGGTACGTCGTGGAGGCGGAGGCTCCGGGGCGCGCGGGGCAGGCGTGGGCACTGGACGTGCTGGTCACCCAGATCCACTGA
- a CDS encoding zinc ribbon domain-containing protein has product MNAAPADQIRLLDVQALDVRLSQLTHKRNTLPEHAEIESLTKDLTQLRDLLVAAQTEESDTAREQTKAEQDVDQVRQRAVRDQQRLDSGAVTSPKDLESLQHEIVSLAKRQGDLEDVVLEVMERRESAQERVTELTGRVSSVQAKVDDATARRDAAQEQIDGEIASATKEREVVAGSVPADLLKLYEKLRVQQGGVGAARLYQRRCEGCQLELNITEVNEVKAASPDTVLRCENCRRILVRTSESGL; this is encoded by the coding sequence CTGAACGCCGCGCCCGCCGACCAGATCCGACTTCTCGACGTCCAGGCACTCGACGTACGGCTGTCGCAGCTCACCCACAAGCGCAACACGCTGCCCGAGCACGCCGAGATCGAGTCGCTCACCAAGGACCTCACGCAGCTGCGCGATCTACTGGTCGCCGCGCAGACCGAGGAGAGCGACACCGCCCGCGAGCAGACCAAGGCCGAGCAGGACGTCGACCAGGTGCGCCAGCGTGCCGTACGCGACCAGCAGCGCCTCGACTCGGGCGCCGTCACCTCGCCCAAGGACCTGGAGAGCCTGCAGCACGAGATCGTCTCGCTCGCCAAGCGCCAGGGCGACCTGGAGGACGTCGTCCTCGAGGTCATGGAGCGCCGCGAGTCCGCGCAGGAGCGTGTCACCGAGCTGACCGGACGCGTCTCCTCGGTCCAGGCCAAGGTCGACGACGCGACCGCCCGCCGGGACGCCGCGCAGGAGCAGATCGACGGCGAGATCGCCTCGGCCACCAAGGAGCGCGAGGTCGTGGCGGGCTCCGTGCCCGCGGATCTGCTCAAGCTGTACGAGAAGCTGCGCGTCCAGCAGGGCGGGGTGGGGGCGGCCCGCCTCTACCAGCGCCGGTGCGAGGGCTGCCAGTTGGAGCTCAACATCACCGAGGTGAACGAGGTCAAGGCGGCGTCCCCGGACACGGTGCTGCGCTGCGAGAACTGCCGCCGCATTCTGGTCCGTACCTCTGAGTCGGGTCTGTAA
- the eda gene encoding bifunctional 4-hydroxy-2-oxoglutarate aldolase/2-dehydro-3-deoxy-phosphogluconate aldolase codes for MPSVLDLAPVVPVVVVEDAADAVPLARALVAGGLPAIEVTLRTPAALDAIRAIASEVPDAIVGAGTVVSPQSVDAAVAAGARFLVSPGWTDRLLEAMQQSGVPFLPGVSTASEVVALLERGLSELKFFPAQAAGGTAYLKSLAGPLPQARFCPTGGISRASAPSYLALANVGCVGGTWMLPPDAVAARDWTRVETLARGAARLRDGVA; via the coding sequence ATGCCCTCCGTCCTGGACCTCGCGCCCGTCGTTCCTGTGGTGGTCGTCGAGGACGCGGCCGATGCCGTACCGCTCGCGCGGGCCCTGGTCGCGGGCGGCCTGCCCGCGATCGAGGTGACCCTGAGGACCCCCGCGGCGCTGGACGCGATCCGCGCGATCGCCTCCGAGGTACCGGACGCGATCGTCGGCGCGGGCACGGTCGTCTCCCCGCAGAGCGTGGACGCGGCGGTCGCGGCGGGGGCGCGGTTCCTGGTGAGCCCCGGCTGGACGGACCGGCTGCTGGAGGCGATGCAGCAGTCGGGAGTGCCGTTCCTGCCGGGGGTCTCGACGGCGTCGGAGGTCGTGGCACTGCTGGAGCGCGGCCTGAGCGAACTGAAGTTCTTCCCGGCACAGGCGGCGGGCGGCACCGCCTACCTCAAGTCCCTTGCCGGGCCGCTCCCCCAGGCCCGTTTCTGCCCGACGGGCGGCATCTCGCGCGCGTCGGCGCCGTCGTATCTGGCACTGGCGAACGTGGGCTGCGTAGGGGGTACGTGGATGCTGCCGCCGGACGCGGTCGCTGCGCGGGACTGGACACGTGTCGAGACCCTGGCCCGCGGGGCGGCGCGTCTGCGCGACGGCGTGGCCTGA
- a CDS encoding Uma2 family endonuclease codes for MPHEPLTQADILLEGFLALETPEGFRAELIEGEIVVTPPPDGDHEDYISAIAKQVIRRSQADMDFSGNKGLKLPSGGGCPKSHVIPDGTFAPTELRLFRGADPWMPCDGVELVVEVTSTRAKVDREDKRRCYARGGIPLYLLVDRDESSVTLFSEPEGEDYGKRCSVSFGKSLTLPESFAFDLETAALT; via the coding sequence ATGCCGCATGAACCGCTCACGCAGGCGGACATCCTGCTGGAGGGCTTCCTGGCGCTGGAGACGCCGGAGGGTTTCCGTGCGGAGCTGATCGAGGGGGAAATCGTAGTGACGCCGCCGCCGGACGGGGATCACGAGGACTACATCAGTGCGATCGCGAAGCAGGTAATAAGGCGTTCACAGGCAGATATGGACTTCTCCGGGAACAAAGGGCTCAAGCTGCCGAGCGGGGGAGGCTGCCCCAAGAGCCATGTGATCCCCGACGGCACCTTTGCCCCTACCGAGCTTCGGCTGTTCCGGGGTGCAGACCCCTGGATGCCGTGCGACGGTGTGGAACTCGTCGTCGAGGTCACGTCGACACGGGCGAAGGTCGATCGTGAAGACAAGCGGCGCTGCTATGCGCGCGGGGGTATCCCGCTGTACCTGCTTGTCGATCGCGACGAGTCTTCGGTCACGCTCTTCAGTGAGCCGGAGGGCGAGGACTACGGCAAGCGGTGCTCCGTGTCGTTCGGCAAGTCCCTGACGCTCCCCGAGTCATTCGCCTTCGACCTGGAGACCGCCGCCCTCACGTGA
- a CDS encoding Nif3-like dinuclear metal center hexameric protein, with protein MPRLSEVIAALDALWPPERAEQWDAVGTVCGDPDSEVTRVLFAVDPVQQIADEAIGLGAQLIVTHHPLYLRGTTTVAASHFKGRVVHTLIKHDIALHVAHTNADTADPGVSDALAGALDLRVTGPLVPESGLGRICELDHPETLAEFAERAAKRLPATAQGIRIAGDPGALVRRVAVSGGSGDSLFDVVRAAGVDAFLTADLRHHPASEATQHSPLGLVDAAHWATEWPWCEQAAAQLDAMSDRHGWGLRVHVSHTVTDPWSSHHSSPGAPN; from the coding sequence GTGCCCCGTCTGTCTGAAGTCATCGCCGCGCTCGACGCCCTGTGGCCCCCCGAGCGGGCCGAACAGTGGGACGCCGTCGGCACCGTCTGCGGCGACCCCGACTCCGAGGTCACCCGCGTCCTGTTCGCCGTGGACCCGGTCCAGCAGATCGCCGACGAGGCGATCGGGCTCGGGGCCCAGCTGATCGTCACGCATCACCCGCTCTACCTGCGCGGTACGACGACGGTCGCCGCCTCCCACTTCAAGGGGCGGGTCGTGCACACCCTGATCAAGCACGACATCGCCCTGCACGTCGCGCACACCAACGCCGACACCGCCGATCCCGGCGTGTCCGACGCCCTCGCGGGCGCGCTGGACCTGCGGGTCACCGGCCCCCTCGTGCCCGAAAGCGGCCTCGGCCGGATCTGCGAGCTCGACCACCCCGAGACCCTGGCCGAATTCGCCGAGCGGGCCGCCAAGCGGCTGCCCGCCACCGCGCAGGGCATCCGCATCGCGGGCGACCCCGGCGCCCTGGTGCGCAGGGTCGCGGTCAGCGGCGGCTCAGGAGACAGCCTCTTCGACGTCGTACGGGCCGCGGGCGTGGACGCCTTCCTGACCGCGGACCTGCGCCACCACCCGGCCTCCGAGGCCACGCAGCACTCACCTCTGGGGCTGGTCGACGCCGCGCACTGGGCCACCGAGTGGCCCTGGTGCGAGCAGGCGGCCGCCCAGCTCGACGCGATGTCCGACCGGCACGGCTGGGGCCTTCGGGTCCACGTCTCGCACACGGTCACAGACCCCTGGTCCTCCCACCACTCTTCTCCTGGAGCCCCCAACTGA
- a CDS encoding PD40 domain-containing protein, giving the protein MTRGSRWLVLIAASAVLAVLGGIAVWHSAERSARRDRPQAHDPHVAVGEVSLAADADAPRRVVFRNMAWGPHRDELVSVPAGRPASRRAASGVRCLRFHAAHGTGICLQAGSAPQGHRAVVLDARLREQRSYSLPGIPTRARVSPSGRMVAWTAFVTGDTYAGANFSTRTAILDTRSWNLHARLEDYRIIKDGSSYRAADVNFWGVTFADDHHFYATLATGGRTYLVRGDAANRTVRTLRENVECPSLSPDGSRLVFKKRVTAPAGAPWRLYALDLRTLRETPLAERRSIDDQVVWSDAHTVAYSVPGDDGSDLWTVAADGTGTPRRLMRSALAPAYVG; this is encoded by the coding sequence ATGACCCGCGGAAGCCGATGGCTGGTCCTCATCGCAGCCTCCGCAGTGCTCGCCGTGCTCGGTGGCATAGCTGTGTGGCACTCCGCCGAGCGCAGCGCCCGTAGAGACCGGCCGCAGGCCCACGACCCCCACGTCGCGGTGGGGGAGGTGTCGCTCGCTGCGGACGCAGACGCCCCGCGGAGGGTGGTTTTCCGAAACATGGCATGGGGCCCGCACCGAGACGAGCTCGTCAGCGTCCCCGCCGGTCGGCCGGCTTCGCGGCGCGCCGCCTCCGGCGTACGCTGCCTGCGCTTCCATGCAGCACACGGCACCGGCATCTGCCTCCAAGCGGGCTCCGCACCCCAGGGCCACCGCGCCGTTGTCCTCGACGCCAGGCTGCGTGAGCAGCGCAGCTACTCGCTCCCTGGTATCCCCACTCGCGCTCGCGTCTCCCCCAGCGGCCGGATGGTCGCCTGGACGGCCTTCGTCACCGGTGACACCTATGCGGGGGCGAACTTCTCAACCCGGACGGCGATCCTCGACACCCGCAGCTGGAACCTTCACGCGAGGTTGGAGGATTACCGAATCATCAAGGACGGCTCCTCATACCGCGCCGCCGACGTGAACTTCTGGGGCGTGACGTTCGCCGACGACCACCACTTTTACGCGACCCTCGCCACCGGCGGCCGGACGTATCTCGTACGTGGTGACGCCGCCAACCGCACGGTGCGCACCCTGCGCGAGAACGTCGAGTGCCCATCCCTTTCCCCCGACGGCAGCCGTCTGGTCTTCAAGAAGCGCGTCACGGCGCCTGCAGGTGCGCCGTGGCGGCTGTACGCGCTCGATCTCCGCACCTTGCGCGAGACCCCGCTCGCCGAACGCCGCAGCATCGACGACCAGGTGGTCTGGTCAGACGCGCACACTGTGGCCTATTCAGTGCCAGGCGACGACGGCTCTGACCTGTGGACCGTTGCGGCTGATGGCACAGGCACACCACGTCGGCTGATGCGCTCGGCACTCGCACCCGCGTATGTCGGGTGA
- a CDS encoding XRE family transcriptional regulator, giving the protein MQRVQPPQAQQPTPPTPPFDARAARRLRAALGMGPQHVAYDMRVSYGLSHVTPELVIAWERGTTAPGPSELTALTGVLWCSLGELVGAPRTLRQHRVACGLPPEDVARGVGLELLAYLRMEEACEWTGDERQSAALAHVLHLSLPDFVTVTGQGGKLAKLLRRAVTTRWQAHVRPVGELLPLDRPVLEAALEEMHTEYQGRSLRSAATALGWSRGRYYSRSDAEPEPADTGQTEEDFLDRIVEIFWQAVQRTTY; this is encoded by the coding sequence TTGCAGCGCGTGCAGCCACCGCAGGCCCAGCAACCCACGCCTCCCACCCCGCCCTTTGACGCCCGGGCCGCCCGCAGACTGCGGGCGGCACTCGGCATGGGACCCCAGCACGTCGCCTACGACATGCGGGTCTCCTACGGGCTGTCCCATGTCACGCCCGAGCTGGTGATCGCCTGGGAGCGCGGCACCACAGCTCCCGGCCCGTCCGAACTCACAGCACTCACGGGTGTGTTGTGGTGCTCGCTTGGTGAACTCGTCGGTGCGCCAAGGACCTTGCGTCAGCATCGTGTGGCCTGCGGGCTCCCGCCCGAGGACGTCGCCCGGGGCGTCGGGCTGGAACTCCTGGCGTATCTGCGGATGGAGGAGGCCTGCGAGTGGACCGGTGACGAGCGGCAGTCCGCCGCTCTCGCCCACGTGCTCCACCTGTCGCTGCCCGACTTCGTCACCGTCACCGGGCAGGGCGGCAAACTCGCGAAACTGCTGCGCCGCGCGGTCACCACGCGTTGGCAGGCGCATGTGCGCCCGGTGGGCGAGCTGCTGCCCCTGGACCGGCCGGTCCTGGAAGCGGCACTGGAGGAGATGCACACCGAGTACCAGGGCCGGTCGCTGCGCAGCGCGGCAACCGCGCTGGGCTGGAGCCGGGGAAGGTACTACTCCCGCTCGGACGCGGAGCCAGAACCCGCCGACACCGGGCAGACGGAAGAGGACTTCCTCGACCGGATCGTCGAGATATTCTGGCAGGCGGTTCAGAGGACCACATACTGA
- a CDS encoding bifunctional RNase H/acid phosphatase → MREFVVEADGGSRGNPGPAGYGAAVIDPTTGETLAEAAEYIGVATNNVAEYKGLIAGLKAAKALDPDASVRVRMDSKLVVEQMSGRWKIKHPDMKPLAAEAARVFPASQVTYEWIPREKNKHADRLANEAMDAGKKGKQWEPSRSTAALDTLDAKAARVVGDATAGAAKARAALAGRGAADEAVAEPDEAVAGPEAAAPSVGWGPADLGTPATFVLLRHGETPLTPEKRFSGSGGTDPSLSPAGMRQAEAVAAALAARGTVQEIVSSPLKRCRETAETVATRLGLDVRIEEGLRETDFGAWEDLTFAEVQERYADDLSAWLASPKVLPTGGGESFATVARRVAATRDKLIERYMGRTVLLVTHVTPIKTLVRLALGAPPESLFRMELSAASVSAVAYYSDGNASVRLVNDTSHLR, encoded by the coding sequence ATGCGGGAGTTCGTCGTCGAGGCGGACGGCGGCTCCCGGGGGAATCCGGGCCCCGCGGGATACGGCGCCGCGGTGATCGACCCGACAACGGGGGAGACGCTGGCCGAGGCGGCCGAGTACATCGGTGTGGCGACGAACAATGTCGCCGAGTACAAGGGCCTCATCGCCGGTCTCAAGGCCGCGAAGGCCCTCGACCCGGACGCCTCGGTCCGGGTCCGGATGGACTCCAAGCTCGTCGTCGAGCAGATGTCGGGCCGCTGGAAGATCAAGCACCCGGACATGAAGCCGCTGGCGGCCGAGGCCGCGCGCGTCTTCCCCGCGTCGCAGGTGACGTACGAGTGGATCCCGCGCGAGAAGAACAAGCACGCGGACCGGCTGGCCAACGAGGCGATGGACGCGGGCAAGAAGGGCAAGCAGTGGGAGCCTTCGCGCTCCACGGCGGCCCTTGACACGCTTGACGCGAAGGCGGCGCGGGTGGTCGGCGACGCGACGGCCGGCGCGGCGAAGGCGAGGGCGGCGCTCGCGGGCCGCGGCGCCGCCGACGAAGCGGTCGCGGAACCGGACGAAGCGGTCGCCGGGCCGGAGGCGGCCGCACCGTCGGTCGGCTGGGGGCCCGCCGACCTGGGCACGCCCGCGACCTTCGTACTGCTGCGCCACGGCGAGACGCCGCTCACCCCCGAGAAGCGCTTCTCGGGCAGCGGCGGCACCGACCCGTCGCTGTCCCCGGCGGGCATGCGCCAGGCGGAGGCCGTCGCCGCGGCGCTGGCGGCGAGGGGCACGGTTCAGGAGATCGTCAGCTCCCCGCTCAAGCGCTGCCGCGAGACGGCGGAGACGGTCGCGACCCGGCTCGGCCTGGACGTCCGCATCGAGGAGGGCCTGCGCGAGACGGACTTCGGCGCGTGGGAGGACCTGACCTTCGCGGAGGTCCAGGAGCGGTACGCCGACGACCTGTCGGCCTGGCTGGCCTCGCCGAAGGTGCTGCCGACGGGCGGCGGCGAGAGCTTCGCCACGGTGGCCCGCCGGGTCGCGGCGACGCGCGACAAACTGATCGAGCGCTACATGGGCCGTACGGTCCTGCTGGTCACGCATGTCACCCCGATCAAGACCCTGGTCCGCCTGGCGCTCGGTGCCCCTCCGGAGTCGCTGTTCCGGATGGAACTCTCGGCGGCGTCGGTCTCGGCGGTGGCGTACTACTCCGACGGCAACGCGTCGGTGCGCCTGGTGAACGACACGTCGCACTTGCGCTGA
- a CDS encoding LuxR family transcriptional regulator, producing the protein MERIHVCIYADDPISRAGVTGELRRRPEVLVVEADQTEGAEVAVVVGDAVTDQTLQILRLAARSSPARVVLVIAQIDDCDLVSVAELGVVGLVRRCEATSERLVAVVRSAAAGDGAVPPDLLGRLLGQVGRVQRHMLRPRGLHFNGLSEREAEVLRLAAEGLDTAEIAAKVAYSQRTVKQILHDIQNRFQLRNRCHAVAYALRQGLI; encoded by the coding sequence ATGGAGCGTATCCACGTCTGTATCTACGCGGACGATCCGATCTCGCGGGCAGGAGTGACCGGTGAGCTCAGGCGACGTCCCGAGGTTCTCGTGGTCGAGGCGGATCAGACCGAGGGTGCCGAAGTCGCGGTGGTAGTCGGCGACGCGGTCACCGATCAGACCCTGCAGATCCTGCGGCTGGCGGCTCGTAGTAGCCCTGCCCGGGTCGTGCTGGTCATCGCGCAGATCGATGACTGCGACCTGGTCTCTGTGGCGGAACTCGGCGTGGTGGGACTGGTCCGGCGCTGCGAGGCCACCTCCGAACGGCTGGTTGCCGTCGTCCGGTCCGCGGCGGCTGGCGATGGCGCTGTCCCGCCAGACCTGTTGGGCCGGCTGTTGGGGCAGGTCGGTCGGGTCCAGCGTCACATGCTGAGGCCGCGAGGGCTCCACTTCAATGGCCTCAGTGAGCGCGAGGCTGAGGTGCTGCGGTTGGCCGCCGAAGGCCTCGACACCGCGGAGATCGCGGCCAAGGTCGCCTACTCGCAGCGCACCGTGAAGCAGATACTCCATGACATCCAGAACCGGTTCCAGCTGCGCAATCGGTGCCATGCCGTGGCCTATGCCCTGCGGCAGGGGCTGATCTGA
- a CDS encoding ATP-binding protein has translation MTTGPVTHFPLPEAAASVDDNQGAGGSAATCGGLAVLTLPAQGQLVAGIRRWTARLLELWNVGPEDRDSIVLVVDELAVNAVEHGNAELSVMISLETASKLRIEVADFGAPAAPEEGVPEERDIDECGRGLQIVGLLSEWVERRTTSRGTRVTVGYHIT, from the coding sequence ATGACGACGGGCCCCGTAACCCATTTCCCGCTGCCGGAAGCCGCTGCCAGTGTCGACGACAACCAGGGCGCGGGCGGGAGCGCGGCCACTTGTGGAGGTTTGGCTGTGCTGACGCTCCCAGCGCAAGGGCAGCTGGTGGCCGGCATACGCCGGTGGACGGCGCGCTTACTGGAGCTATGGAATGTTGGTCCGGAGGACCGGGACTCCATCGTGCTCGTTGTCGACGAACTGGCGGTCAACGCCGTCGAGCACGGAAATGCGGAACTCAGCGTCATGATCAGTCTGGAGACGGCCTCGAAGCTGCGCATCGAGGTTGCTGACTTCGGTGCCCCGGCGGCCCCGGAGGAAGGTGTACCCGAGGAGCGGGACATCGACGAATGCGGCCGGGGCCTTCAGATTGTCGGTCTTCTCTCGGAGTGGGTCGAGCGCCGAACCACCTCCCGAGGCACGCGGGTAACGGTCGGATACCACATCACGTAG
- a CDS encoding MFS transporter yields MYVADSRGRPPTPCGNAAWRRGSGQRPALAPAVLALGTVSLITDISSEMVTAVMPLYLVVGLGLSPLGFGLLDSIHHGISSVVRLVGGHFADRGGRHKSVTVLGYSLSAVCKPALLAVHSLPLIGAVLVADRTGKGLRTAPRDALISLASLPEARGRAFGVHRAMDTAGALLGPLVAFLILRATVDGYDAVFAVSFCIAALGVLVLVLFVPGRVAQPATDSGCVPGPVSTAGGAGDALAWCDGPELSPSRATLRATLALLGCRDLRRIVLGALLLGLGTVSDSFIYLMMQRRLGVPDAWFALLPVGTAAVFLALAVPLGRLADRFGRWGQFLAGHVALLGVYGLLVWPSSVPLDGLGLVLAVLALHGCFYAATDGVLMAAAAGAVPVELRSSGLALVQTGQAVARFGCSLAFGAAWTRWGDHTALPAAAAVLAACALATAVLRPAVGEPPA; encoded by the coding sequence GTGTACGTAGCGGACAGCCGTGGCAGGCCGCCTACGCCCTGCGGGAACGCTGCCTGGCGCCGCGGCTCCGGACAAAGGCCGGCGCTCGCGCCCGCCGTCCTTGCACTCGGCACGGTCAGCCTGATCACGGATATCTCCTCGGAGATGGTCACTGCCGTGATGCCGCTCTATCTGGTCGTCGGCCTAGGACTGTCGCCGCTTGGCTTCGGGCTGCTCGACAGCATCCACCACGGCATCTCGTCCGTGGTGCGACTGGTTGGCGGGCATTTCGCCGACCGCGGCGGCCGCCACAAGTCGGTGACTGTCCTCGGCTACAGCCTGTCCGCGGTGTGCAAGCCAGCACTGCTGGCAGTGCACAGCCTGCCGCTGATCGGGGCGGTACTGGTGGCGGACCGTACGGGCAAGGGCCTGCGCACGGCCCCGCGTGACGCGCTGATCTCGCTGGCTTCGTTGCCGGAAGCGCGGGGGCGGGCCTTCGGTGTGCACCGTGCGATGGACACGGCGGGTGCGCTTCTCGGCCCGCTGGTCGCTTTTCTGATCTTGCGTGCCACGGTCGACGGTTACGACGCGGTCTTCGCGGTCAGCTTCTGCATCGCGGCGCTCGGCGTGCTGGTACTGGTGTTGTTCGTGCCGGGACGTGTCGCACAACCAGCGACGGATTCTGGATGCGTACCGGGCCCGGTGTCGACTGCGGGAGGAGCGGGCGACGCCCTGGCGTGGTGCGACGGGCCTGAGCTCTCGCCGTCGCGCGCCACGCTACGGGCGACGCTCGCCCTGCTGGGATGCCGCGATCTACGGCGTATCGTCTTGGGTGCGCTGCTGCTGGGACTTGGCACAGTCAGCGATTCCTTCATCTACTTGATGATGCAGCGGCGGCTCGGTGTTCCCGATGCCTGGTTCGCCCTCCTGCCAGTGGGCACGGCCGCCGTATTTCTTGCGCTGGCTGTGCCACTCGGCCGGCTGGCCGATCGGTTCGGCCGCTGGGGGCAGTTCCTCGCTGGACACGTGGCCCTACTGGGCGTCTACGGGCTGTTGGTGTGGCCCTCGTCCGTGCCGCTGGACGGACTGGGACTGGTGCTTGCGGTGCTCGCGCTGCACGGCTGCTTCTACGCCGCCACTGACGGGGTGTTGATGGCCGCAGCGGCGGGAGCCGTGCCGGTGGAGCTGCGCTCCAGCGGGCTCGCCCTGGTCCAGACCGGGCAGGCGGTAGCCCGCTTCGGGTGTTCTCTGGCCTTTGGCGCGGCCTGGACGAGATGGGGCGACCATACGGCACTGCCGGCGGCAGCCGCCGTGCTCGCCGCCTGCGCTCTGGCAACGGCAGTGCTCCGGCCCGCTGTAGGGGAGCCTCCGGCATGA
- a CDS encoding RNB domain-containing ribonuclease has product MPRRKMLVTGAAEAPLRAALHVLRTTLDVPEDFPPEVLAEAEAAARAPRLPEHDATDIPFFTIDPPASVDLDQAMHLSRRDGGYRVRYAIADVAAFVAPGGVLDAEAHRRVQTLYFPDGKVPLHPAVLSEGAASLLPGHPAPALLWQIDLDAEGRPVATEVRRALVRSRAKLDYEGVQRQIDAGTAEEPLALLRDIGLLRENLERERGGISLNVPEQEIVERDGSYAIAYRAVLPAGAWNAQISLLTGMAAADLMIAAGTGILRTLPTAPDGAVARLRRSAKALHIDWPHHVSYADVVRSLDPDNTRHAAFLEECTTLLRGAGYSSFTGGELPSPAVHAAVADEYTHCTAPLRRLVDRYAGELCVAAVAGQEPPEWVSAALEALPKEMADGSRRANTVERECVDFIEAAVLKERIGEVFDAYVVDVEEDEFAVGTVHLEDPAVVARIAGGEAELPLGERLRVRLTQADPGSAKVRFAPA; this is encoded by the coding sequence ATGCCCCGCCGCAAGATGCTTGTGACCGGCGCAGCCGAGGCTCCGCTGCGGGCCGCGCTGCACGTGCTGCGTACGACGCTCGACGTACCGGAGGACTTCCCGCCCGAGGTCCTCGCCGAGGCGGAGGCGGCCGCCCGGGCCCCGCGCCTGCCCGAGCACGACGCCACCGACATCCCCTTCTTCACCATCGACCCGCCGGCCTCCGTCGACCTCGACCAGGCGATGCACCTCTCGCGCCGCGACGGCGGATACCGCGTGCGGTACGCGATCGCCGATGTCGCCGCATTCGTCGCACCCGGTGGCGTGCTCGACGCCGAGGCCCATCGCCGCGTCCAGACCCTCTACTTCCCGGACGGGAAGGTTCCGCTGCATCCGGCCGTGCTCTCCGAAGGCGCGGCCAGCCTGCTGCCCGGCCACCCGGCTCCCGCGCTGCTCTGGCAGATCGACCTCGACGCCGAGGGGCGCCCCGTCGCGACCGAGGTGCGGCGCGCGCTCGTCCGCAGCCGGGCCAAGCTCGACTACGAGGGCGTGCAGCGGCAGATCGACGCGGGCACGGCCGAGGAGCCGCTGGCGCTGCTCAGGGACATCGGGCTGCTGCGCGAGAACCTGGAGCGCGAACGCGGCGGGATCTCCCTGAACGTCCCCGAGCAGGAAATCGTCGAGCGGGACGGCTCGTACGCCATCGCATACCGCGCCGTACTCCCCGCCGGCGCCTGGAACGCCCAGATCTCGCTGCTCACCGGCATGGCCGCGGCCGACCTCATGATCGCGGCGGGCACCGGCATCCTGCGTACGCTGCCCACCGCCCCGGACGGCGCGGTGGCACGGCTGCGCCGCTCGGCGAAGGCGCTGCACATCGACTGGCCGCACCATGTCTCGTACGCGGACGTGGTCCGTTCCCTCGACCCGGACAACACCCGCCACGCCGCCTTCCTGGAGGAGTGCACGACCCTGCTCCGCGGCGCGGGCTACAGCTCCTTCACGGGCGGCGAACTGCCCTCGCCCGCGGTCCACGCGGCGGTCGCCGACGAGTACACGCACTGCACGGCCCCGCTGCGACGGCTCGTGGACCGGTACGCGGGCGAGCTGTGCGTGGCGGCCGTGGCAGGACAGGAGCCGCCCGAGTGGGTCTCGGCCGCGCTGGAGGCACTGCCCAAGGAGATGGCGGACGGCTCGCGCCGCGCCAACACGGTGGAACGCGAGTGCGTCGACTTCATCGAGGCGGCGGTGCTGAAGGAACGGATCGGCGAGGTCTTCGACGCCTACGTGGTGGACGTGGAGGAGGACGAATTCGCGGTCGGAACGGTCCACCTGGAGGACCCGGCGGTGGTCGCGCGGATCGCGGGCGGCGAGGCCGAACTGCCCCTGGGCGAGCGGCTGCGGGTGAGGCTCACACAGGCGGACCCGGGATCGGCGAAGGTGCGGTTCGCACCCGCGTGA